The proteins below are encoded in one region of Methanofollis aquaemaris:
- a CDS encoding PGF-pre-PGF domain-containing protein produces the protein MILALLVFAVAGMLVAPVAAADPTTEVTIIKLAENGTEIANVSIGLDVLKAGGEDLPIQGDGTIHYWLQGIVNDADVWDASETLNLKDMGALKGTALKNLCEVVGMDEGDTVTVIPSDEYKPPTFPYESVYNPDPRQGKMVVAWECNGQEVPSYTDGMRLAFFAETPNGAGQHVFGNQDMKECLPETYWHWSDSTHPSTTGFAAKYVSRIVVQSRDPAAADWSIYLNGSTNRTLSRDEFISLAAAHPGSFQTNKYGLLEGANLSAVIALADDDDPATVNEALAAENYTITVYGKKKGVDKVSTFYSTEVTDGKKTYVLGNTFNDIEINQSTYIDRVFFPLYLQGTGVDGTQRAVEEISRIELAPPEERADEIFNDGVTLTEGTFNLDVAGEAHVVNTLTPFGALDAAATKGGFTYVVNNNQDKLVLDAIDKYQFEKKVQGWECYVNGKKLAYWGNYAEEGYPNYPLKDGDKVVFCYGPDGVTPENAVAAVLIDVAVGEDPFAGKTVIFNGGVTLTEGTYTQESAGQTYEVGNYTPFGALHAASIAGNFDYLTNVKYEKIILDAIADFQFVKHEAGWECYVNGKMLDYWDSYETEGYPNYPLHDGDEVIFYYGPDGSPEAATAVVAITVNGGTPPSPGTDWTLSLKGACDATVTKAEFEKGIACLSSHRASWTDPDTGDVWAGMPLWMLVAMVDDEEGGSHYTFNDELAAEGYSVKVISEDGYSINIPSADMAHNSGFIVSNTLNGEPLPETIGEKKKPCWPLQIKGSAADAGQLVGAIASIELVGLPGPDEGWTLKVCGAVNDTVTQAEFEESGCHGSVEYTDNKNRVWSGVPLWYFLGVSDDIESKDHWTFDDTLAATNYTVRVIASDGWSQEYGSKQVARSNGYILANLVDGQPIPSNDTSYPLKLVGDGVPKSVKAVAEIDLVDLIPGPAPEGSWNLDLKGKIDYTCTQAFFEEAASCSHHKVSWTNQKTGERWEGIALWELCGWVDDRVPHGQNGFNDLVADNGYKVIVTAKDGYSKEFLSKDIARNNNYIVANKLNGTALPNDGDKAPWPLRLVGADVAGSNSVGSIASIELTEFQKPAEVPTVRIVKFAPDGVTVLNETTVDYRWMKDHLEVHGDDQPYKFQGVTFDPNDLWNPEENKALDPPKIEDVIKGTAVRDLVDLVGGMPKGTEISFIAKDGWETKLGWKNIYDPNPRQGDAVLVWWTERQGYVPDYVEGYRLFYTPEDHVFGQWDMHESMDEAYWHYYSADGIRYPSCGGISPKWISEIRIYSVAEEPWNLSLEGAITRDISKGFFESALTCTMGANHKAEYVDAQGNRWGGMPLYFLCGWVDDANEHSGKAFDRELALKGYTIDIVGRDGSVKTLSSRDIIDSRDYIIANTLDGKVLNEKGVQWPLVLVGANVTSEMQVDGVERIRLNLDTEFTDLGPVKKGEAVNMTVNNSPVFRINVTVGKDVPDFVLSVGSADLPPEVKAPVERLYQTLQISAFGTASDDIDGAEIRFSVPLTWLSAQGLAPADVVLYRYHGDAWQQLPTTHLENRDGAAYYTATTPGFSFFAVGGVATPKPISGGSSSSGSSSAVSAFAGSLQAGEKKTFLVGETAISKITLGAYDQVSDLLVTVKKASLPGDAQTPEGQVYELEEITLYRADPAALEGVTIEFAVPSGWLASQGVGTGDIAMLRYVDGAWKHLETEFLGEEGGKALYHAESPGFSYFAIATVKGGSAGPEVTHPSVEAPVETPTEPATQTTETIETIETTVPVTTPKKTPVFWGLSLIALGALLILRRK, from the coding sequence ATGATTCTGGCACTCTTGGTCTTTGCAGTTGCAGGGATGCTTGTCGCACCCGTGGCTGCGGCAGATCCCACGACCGAAGTGACTATTATAAAACTGGCTGAAAACGGTACAGAAATTGCAAATGTATCGATCGGCCTCGATGTATTGAAAGCAGGTGGAGAAGATCTTCCGATCCAGGGAGACGGCACGATTCACTACTGGCTTCAGGGTATAGTGAATGATGCCGATGTGTGGGATGCAAGTGAAACCCTCAATCTGAAGGATATGGGTGCTCTGAAAGGAACGGCCCTCAAAAACCTCTGTGAGGTTGTCGGGATGGACGAAGGAGACACGGTAACCGTCATCCCTTCAGATGAGTACAAACCACCGACTTTTCCTTATGAGAGTGTCTATAACCCTGATCCACGGCAAGGTAAAATGGTCGTTGCCTGGGAGTGCAATGGCCAGGAAGTGCCATCGTACACAGATGGCATGCGCCTCGCTTTCTTTGCCGAGACCCCGAATGGAGCAGGGCAGCATGTCTTCGGCAACCAGGACATGAAGGAGTGCCTGCCTGAGACGTACTGGCACTGGTCTGATTCCACTCACCCGTCGACGACAGGGTTCGCCGCAAAATATGTCAGCCGGATCGTCGTCCAGAGCCGCGACCCCGCCGCCGCGGACTGGTCCATCTATTTGAACGGTTCGACGAACCGCACCCTCAGCAGGGACGAGTTCATCTCCCTTGCCGCAGCGCACCCGGGTTCATTCCAGACGAACAAGTACGGCCTCCTTGAGGGTGCCAACCTCTCCGCGGTCATCGCCCTGGCCGACGACGACGACCCCGCAACCGTGAACGAGGCCCTCGCTGCGGAGAACTACACGATCACGGTCTACGGCAAGAAGAAGGGTGTGGATAAGGTCTCCACTTTCTACTCTACCGAAGTGACGGACGGCAAGAAGACCTACGTCCTCGGGAACACCTTCAATGACATCGAGATCAACCAGAGCACGTATATCGACCGCGTCTTCTTCCCCCTCTACTTGCAGGGGACCGGTGTCGACGGCACCCAGCGGGCCGTCGAGGAGATCTCGAGGATCGAACTCGCCCCACCTGAAGAGAGGGCCGACGAGATCTTCAACGACGGAGTCACCCTGACTGAAGGTACCTTCAACCTGGACGTTGCCGGCGAAGCCCATGTGGTGAACACGCTCACGCCATTCGGTGCGCTCGACGCCGCGGCCACGAAAGGCGGGTTTACCTATGTCGTGAACAACAACCAGGACAAACTGGTCCTCGATGCCATCGATAAATATCAGTTTGAAAAGAAAGTCCAGGGCTGGGAGTGCTATGTCAACGGCAAGAAACTCGCCTACTGGGGCAATTATGCCGAGGAAGGCTATCCCAACTATCCGCTGAAGGACGGGGACAAAGTCGTCTTCTGCTATGGGCCCGACGGTGTCACCCCTGAGAACGCAGTCGCGGCGGTTCTGATCGATGTCGCGGTGGGAGAAGATCCCTTCGCCGGCAAGACGGTCATCTTCAACGGTGGCGTCACCCTGACCGAGGGCACCTACACGCAGGAGTCTGCAGGTCAGACCTATGAAGTCGGCAACTACACTCCGTTCGGCGCTCTCCACGCCGCCTCTATTGCCGGCAACTTTGACTACCTCACCAATGTCAAGTACGAAAAGATCATCCTCGACGCCATCGCGGATTTCCAGTTCGTGAAGCATGAGGCGGGCTGGGAGTGCTATGTCAACGGCAAGATGCTCGACTACTGGGATAGTTACGAGACCGAAGGCTACCCCAACTACCCGCTCCATGACGGCGACGAAGTGATCTTCTACTACGGCCCCGACGGTTCCCCTGAAGCGGCGACCGCCGTGGTTGCGATCACCGTCAACGGCGGTACCCCCCCGTCGCCTGGCACTGACTGGACTCTCTCCCTGAAGGGCGCCTGCGACGCGACCGTCACAAAGGCCGAATTCGAGAAAGGCATCGCCTGCCTGTCCAGCCACAGGGCAAGCTGGACCGATCCCGATACCGGCGACGTCTGGGCCGGCATGCCCCTCTGGATGCTCGTCGCCATGGTCGACGACGAGGAGGGCGGCAGCCACTACACCTTCAACGACGAACTGGCTGCCGAAGGCTACTCGGTGAAAGTCATCTCGGAGGACGGCTACTCGATCAACATCCCGAGCGCCGATATGGCTCATAACAGCGGTTTCATCGTTTCAAACACCCTCAACGGCGAACCTCTCCCCGAGACCATCGGCGAGAAGAAGAAACCCTGCTGGCCGCTCCAGATCAAGGGCTCCGCAGCCGACGCCGGACAACTGGTCGGCGCCATCGCCTCCATCGAACTCGTCGGCCTTCCCGGGCCCGACGAGGGCTGGACCCTGAAGGTCTGCGGTGCGGTCAACGACACCGTCACCCAGGCCGAGTTCGAGGAATCCGGGTGCCATGGCAGTGTCGAGTATACCGACAACAAGAACCGTGTCTGGAGCGGCGTGCCGCTCTGGTACTTCCTCGGTGTCTCCGACGACATCGAGAGCAAAGACCACTGGACCTTCGACGACACCCTGGCGGCGACGAACTACACTGTCAGAGTCATCGCATCAGACGGATGGTCGCAGGAATACGGGAGCAAACAGGTCGCTCGCAGCAATGGCTACATCCTTGCAAACCTGGTGGACGGCCAGCCGATCCCCTCGAATGATACGTCATATCCGCTCAAACTCGTCGGTGACGGCGTACCCAAGTCGGTGAAGGCTGTCGCCGAGATCGACCTCGTCGATCTCATCCCCGGCCCGGCGCCGGAAGGCTCCTGGAACCTCGACCTGAAGGGAAAGATCGACTACACCTGTACCCAGGCGTTCTTTGAAGAGGCCGCGTCCTGCTCGCATCACAAGGTGAGCTGGACCAACCAGAAGACCGGCGAGCGCTGGGAAGGTATCGCCCTCTGGGAACTCTGCGGCTGGGTCGACGACCGTGTCCCGCACGGCCAGAACGGCTTCAACGACCTCGTTGCCGATAACGGTTACAAAGTGATCGTCACCGCGAAGGACGGCTACTCCAAGGAGTTCTTGAGCAAGGATATTGCACGGAACAACAACTACATCGTCGCAAACAAACTCAACGGCACCGCTCTCCCGAACGACGGAGACAAGGCGCCCTGGCCCCTGAGGCTCGTCGGTGCCGACGTCGCCGGTAGCAACAGTGTCGGCAGCATCGCTTCCATCGAACTGACCGAGTTCCAGAAGCCGGCCGAGGTCCCCACGGTACGGATTGTCAAGTTCGCTCCCGACGGCGTCACGGTTCTCAACGAGACGACGGTCGACTACCGCTGGATGAAGGACCACCTTGAGGTCCATGGAGACGACCAGCCGTACAAGTTCCAGGGCGTCACCTTCGACCCCAACGACCTCTGGAACCCCGAGGAGAACAAGGCCCTCGATCCGCCGAAGATCGAGGATGTCATCAAGGGCACCGCCGTGCGTGACCTTGTCGACCTTGTCGGCGGCATGCCCAAGGGCACCGAGATCTCCTTCATCGCAAAAGACGGCTGGGAGACCAAACTCGGCTGGAAGAACATCTACGATCCCAACCCCAGACAGGGCGATGCGGTCCTCGTCTGGTGGACCGAGAGGCAGGGCTATGTCCCTGACTATGTCGAGGGCTATCGGCTCTTCTACACCCCTGAGGACCACGTCTTCGGCCAATGGGACATGCACGAGAGCATGGACGAGGCCTACTGGCACTACTACTCTGCCGACGGCATCCGGTACCCCTCCTGTGGAGGTATCTCGCCGAAGTGGATCAGCGAGATCAGGATCTACTCCGTCGCCGAGGAACCCTGGAACCTGAGCCTTGAAGGTGCGATCACGAGAGACATCAGCAAGGGATTCTTCGAGAGCGCGCTGACCTGCACCATGGGTGCAAACCACAAGGCCGAGTATGTCGATGCTCAGGGCAACCGTTGGGGCGGCATGCCGCTGTACTTCCTCTGCGGCTGGGTAGACGATGCAAATGAACATTCTGGAAAGGCTTTCGACCGTGAACTCGCCCTGAAAGGATACACCATCGACATCGTCGGCCGCGACGGTTCGGTCAAAACACTTTCAAGCCGCGATATCATCGATAGCAGGGACTACATCATCGCAAATACTCTGGATGGAAAAGTCCTGAACGAGAAGGGGGTCCAGTGGCCGCTGGTCCTTGTCGGTGCCAATGTAACCTCTGAGATGCAGGTCGACGGCGTCGAGCGGATCAGACTTAACCTCGATACCGAGTTCACCGATCTCGGGCCGGTCAAGAAGGGCGAAGCCGTCAACATGACCGTTAATAATTCCCCGGTCTTCCGGATCAACGTCACCGTAGGGAAAGATGTCCCTGACTTTGTTCTTTCGGTCGGGAGCGCCGATCTTCCGCCTGAAGTGAAGGCACCGGTGGAGAGACTCTATCAGACCCTGCAGATCTCGGCCTTCGGTACAGCTTCCGACGACATCGATGGTGCCGAGATTCGGTTCTCAGTCCCGCTGACCTGGCTCTCCGCTCAGGGACTCGCCCCGGCCGACGTAGTACTCTACCGGTACCATGGCGACGCCTGGCAGCAGCTCCCCACCACCCACCTGGAGAACCGCGATGGTGCTGCGTATTACACAGCGACCACGCCAGGATTTTCATTCTTCGCGGTCGGCGGCGTTGCAACGCCCAAACCGATCTCAGGCGGTTCCTCATCATCCGGCAGTTCCTCAGCAGTCTCGGCCTTTGCCGGTTCTCTCCAGGCCGGTGAGAAGAAGACCTTCCTGGTGGGCGAGACCGCGATCTCAAAGATCACGCTCGGCGCCTACGACCAGGTCTCTGACCTTCTGGTCACGGTGAAGAAAGCCTCCCTCCCGGGTGACGCCCAGACCCCCGAGGGCCAGGTCTATGAACTCGAGGAGATCACCCTGTACCGGGCCGATCCGGCCGCCCTCGAAGGGGTCACCATCGAATTTGCCGTACCTTCGGGCTGGCTTGCAAGCCAGGGTGTCGGCACAGGCGACATCGCAATGTTGCGATACGTCGATGGTGCCTGGAAGCACCTTGAGACCGAGTTCCTCGGCGAAGAAGGCGGCAAGGCCCTCTACCACGCCGAATCTCCGGGCTTCTCGTACTTCGCCATCGCCACCGTGAAGGGTGGGTCCGCCGGACCTGAGGTGACCCACCCGTCAGTCGAGGCGCCGGTCGAGACCCCGACTGAGCCTGCGACCCAGACGACCGAGACGATCGAGACGATCGAGACGACCGTGCCGGTCACCACCCCGAAGAAGACCCCGGTCTTCTGGGGTCTGTCGCTCATCGCGCTCGGTGCGCTCCTGATTCTCAGGAGAAAATAA